In one window of Balaenoptera musculus isolate JJ_BM4_2016_0621 chromosome 10, mBalMus1.pri.v3, whole genome shotgun sequence DNA:
- the BIN2 gene encoding bridging integrator 2 isoform X1, which yields MAEGRASGAAGLFAKQVQKKFSRAQEKVLQKLGKTVETKDERFEQNANNFYQQQAEGHKLYKDLKNFLSAVKVMHESSKRVSETLQDIYSSKWDGHEELKAIVANNDLLWEDYEEKLADQALRTMENYVAQFSEIKERIAKRGRKLVDYDSARHHLEAVQSAKKKDEAKTAKVKKSLAEEEFNKAQVVFEDLNQELLEELPVLYNSRIGCYVTIFQNISNLRDVFYREMSKLNHNLYEVMSKLEKQHSDKVFVVKGLSSSNRRSLVISPPVRTSTVSSPLTSPTSPSALSLKSEKDSTSASEEELASDPAQGEDNSEIKKEPLKDNEIEEEAEASSSEEEEPLPAFNGPSQAQPSPTVEGGESQEEVLPCSPAPSPGRALIPSEQASSLPEVVLRTHTSSEGSEQPKRASMQRASAPDRPPPPRATPSPRSSLGNMPSSPTASEQSSPTSPRASLGAETPSPRASLEASPDPQPPEKPARTPEVGEKENTDNLNPEELCTAPTLMISQNQGLQLHVSAVPEESSVIAPEPQEEVSTIQNAQL from the exons ATGGCTGAGGGCAGGGCGAGCGGCGCCGCCGGTCTCTTCGCCAAGCAGGTGCAGAAGAAGTTCAGCAGGGCCCAGGAGAAG GTACTGCAGAAGTTGGGGAAAACTGTGGAAACCAAAGATGAACGGTTTGAACAAAATGCCAATAACTTCTACCAACAACAG GCGGAAGGCCACAAGCTATACAAGGACCTGAAGAACTTCCTCAGTGCAGTCAAAG TGATGCATGAAAGTTCAAAGAGAGTGTCAGAAACCCTGCAGGACATCTACAGCAGCAAGTGGGATGGTCATGAGGAGCTGAAGGCCATCGTAGCG AATAATGATCTCCTTTGGGAAGACTATGAAGAGAAACTAGCTGACCAGGCTTTGAGGACCATGGAAAACTATGTAGCCCAATTCAGCGAGATTAAG GAAAGAATTGCCAAGCGGGGCCGGAAACTCGTGGACTATGACAGTGCCCGACACCACCTGGAGGCGGTACAGAGTGCCAAGAAGAAAGATGAGGCCAAGACTGCCAAGGTAAAGAAGAGCCTG GCAGAGGAAGAGTTCAACAAAGCCCAGGTTGTATTTGAAGATCTGAACCAGGAACTACTAGAGGAGCTGCCTGTTCTTTATAATAG TCGTATTGGCTGTTATGTGACCATCTTCCAAAACATTTCCAACTTGAGAGACGTCTTCTACAGGGAAATGAGCAAG CTGAACCACAACCTGTACGAGGTGATGAGCAAACTGGAGAAGCAACATTCCGACAAAGTCTTTGTGGTGAAGGGACTCTCAAG CAGCAACAGACGCTCTCTAGTCATCTCTCCCCCAGTTCGAACATCTACAGTCTCCAGCCCTCTTACCTCACCTACCAGTCCCTCTGCGCTTTCCTTGAAGAGTGAGAAGGACTCCACCTCAGCAAGTGAGGAAGAGCTGGCATCTGATCCAGCCCAGGGAGAAGATAACTCCGAGATTAAAAAAGAGCCCTTAAAAGACAACGAAATAGAGGAGGAGGCAGAAGCAAGCTCCTCTGAGGAGGAAGAGCCTCTGCCAGCCTTCAACggcccctcccaggcccagccctcaCCCACCGTTGAGGGTGGAGAGTCCCAGGAGGAAGTTCTCCCTTGCTCCCCAGCTCCATCACCAGGCAGAGCTCTGATCCCTTCAGAGCAGGCTTCATCTCTCCCAGAAGTAGTCCTCCGAACCCACACCTCAAGTGAAGGATCTGAACAGCCAAAGAGAGCCTCTATGCAGAGGGCCTCAGCACCTGATAGGCCTCCTCCACCCAGAGCCACTCCTAGCCCGAGGTCCTCCTTAGGGAACATGCCCTCCAGCCCTACAGCCTCTGAACAGAGTTCACCCACCAGCCCTAGGGCCTCCTTGGGGGCTGAGACTCCAAGTCCTAGGGCCTCCTTAGAGGCCTCTCCTGATCCACAGCCACCAGAGAAGCCAGCAAGAACTCCTGAGGtcggagaaaaggaaaacaccgATAATCTGAACCCAGAAGAACTTTGTACTGCCCCAACCTTGATGATCTCTCAG AACCAAGGTCTTCAGCTTCATGTCTCTGCGGTTCCAGAAGAGAGCAGCGTCATAGCACCCGAGCCTCAAGAAGAG GTGTCTACCATTCAAAATGCACAACTCTGA
- the BIN2 gene encoding bridging integrator 2 isoform X3 produces MHESSKRVSETLQDIYSSKWDGHEELKAIVANNDLLWEDYEEKLADQALRTMENYVAQFSEIKERIAKRGRKLVDYDSARHHLEAVQSAKKKDEAKTAKVKKSLAEEEFNKAQVVFEDLNQELLEELPVLYNSRIGCYVTIFQNISNLRDVFYREMSKLNHNLYEVMSKLEKQHSDKVFVVKGLSSSNRRSLVISPPVRTSTVSSPLTSPTSPSALSLKSEKDSTSASEEELASDPAQGEDNSEIKKEPLKDNEIEEEAEASSSEEEEPLPAFNGPSQAQPSPTVEGGESQEEVLPCSPAPSPGRALIPSEQASSLPEVVLRTHTSSEGSEQPKRASMQRASAPDRPPPPRATPSPRSSLGNMPSSPTASEQSSPTSPRASLGAETPSPRASLEASPDPQPPEKPARTPEVGEKENTDNLNPEELCTAPTLMISQNQGLQLHVSAVPEESSVIAPEPQEEVSTIQNAQL; encoded by the exons ATGCATGAAAGTTCAAAGAGAGTGTCAGAAACCCTGCAGGACATCTACAGCAGCAAGTGGGATGGTCATGAGGAGCTGAAGGCCATCGTAGCG AATAATGATCTCCTTTGGGAAGACTATGAAGAGAAACTAGCTGACCAGGCTTTGAGGACCATGGAAAACTATGTAGCCCAATTCAGCGAGATTAAG GAAAGAATTGCCAAGCGGGGCCGGAAACTCGTGGACTATGACAGTGCCCGACACCACCTGGAGGCGGTACAGAGTGCCAAGAAGAAAGATGAGGCCAAGACTGCCAAGGTAAAGAAGAGCCTG GCAGAGGAAGAGTTCAACAAAGCCCAGGTTGTATTTGAAGATCTGAACCAGGAACTACTAGAGGAGCTGCCTGTTCTTTATAATAG TCGTATTGGCTGTTATGTGACCATCTTCCAAAACATTTCCAACTTGAGAGACGTCTTCTACAGGGAAATGAGCAAG CTGAACCACAACCTGTACGAGGTGATGAGCAAACTGGAGAAGCAACATTCCGACAAAGTCTTTGTGGTGAAGGGACTCTCAAG CAGCAACAGACGCTCTCTAGTCATCTCTCCCCCAGTTCGAACATCTACAGTCTCCAGCCCTCTTACCTCACCTACCAGTCCCTCTGCGCTTTCCTTGAAGAGTGAGAAGGACTCCACCTCAGCAAGTGAGGAAGAGCTGGCATCTGATCCAGCCCAGGGAGAAGATAACTCCGAGATTAAAAAAGAGCCCTTAAAAGACAACGAAATAGAGGAGGAGGCAGAAGCAAGCTCCTCTGAGGAGGAAGAGCCTCTGCCAGCCTTCAACggcccctcccaggcccagccctcaCCCACCGTTGAGGGTGGAGAGTCCCAGGAGGAAGTTCTCCCTTGCTCCCCAGCTCCATCACCAGGCAGAGCTCTGATCCCTTCAGAGCAGGCTTCATCTCTCCCAGAAGTAGTCCTCCGAACCCACACCTCAAGTGAAGGATCTGAACAGCCAAAGAGAGCCTCTATGCAGAGGGCCTCAGCACCTGATAGGCCTCCTCCACCCAGAGCCACTCCTAGCCCGAGGTCCTCCTTAGGGAACATGCCCTCCAGCCCTACAGCCTCTGAACAGAGTTCACCCACCAGCCCTAGGGCCTCCTTGGGGGCTGAGACTCCAAGTCCTAGGGCCTCCTTAGAGGCCTCTCCTGATCCACAGCCACCAGAGAAGCCAGCAAGAACTCCTGAGGtcggagaaaaggaaaacaccgATAATCTGAACCCAGAAGAACTTTGTACTGCCCCAACCTTGATGATCTCTCAG AACCAAGGTCTTCAGCTTCATGTCTCTGCGGTTCCAGAAGAGAGCAGCGTCATAGCACCCGAGCCTCAAGAAGAG GTGTCTACCATTCAAAATGCACAACTCTGA
- the BIN2 gene encoding bridging integrator 2 isoform X2 — protein MAEGRASGAAGLFAKQVQKKFSRAQEKVLQKLGKTVETKDERFEQNANNFYQQQAEGHKLYKDLKNFLSAVKVMHESSKRVSETLQDIYSSKWDGHEELKAIVANNDLLWEDYEEKLADQALRTMENYVAQFSEIKERIAKRGRKLVDYDSARHHLEAVQSAKKKDEAKTAKAEEEFNKAQVVFEDLNQELLEELPVLYNSRIGCYVTIFQNISNLRDVFYREMSKLNHNLYEVMSKLEKQHSDKVFVVKGLSSSNRRSLVISPPVRTSTVSSPLTSPTSPSALSLKSEKDSTSASEEELASDPAQGEDNSEIKKEPLKDNEIEEEAEASSSEEEEPLPAFNGPSQAQPSPTVEGGESQEEVLPCSPAPSPGRALIPSEQASSLPEVVLRTHTSSEGSEQPKRASMQRASAPDRPPPPRATPSPRSSLGNMPSSPTASEQSSPTSPRASLGAETPSPRASLEASPDPQPPEKPARTPEVGEKENTDNLNPEELCTAPTLMISQNQGLQLHVSAVPEESSVIAPEPQEEVSTIQNAQL, from the exons ATGGCTGAGGGCAGGGCGAGCGGCGCCGCCGGTCTCTTCGCCAAGCAGGTGCAGAAGAAGTTCAGCAGGGCCCAGGAGAAG GTACTGCAGAAGTTGGGGAAAACTGTGGAAACCAAAGATGAACGGTTTGAACAAAATGCCAATAACTTCTACCAACAACAG GCGGAAGGCCACAAGCTATACAAGGACCTGAAGAACTTCCTCAGTGCAGTCAAAG TGATGCATGAAAGTTCAAAGAGAGTGTCAGAAACCCTGCAGGACATCTACAGCAGCAAGTGGGATGGTCATGAGGAGCTGAAGGCCATCGTAGCG AATAATGATCTCCTTTGGGAAGACTATGAAGAGAAACTAGCTGACCAGGCTTTGAGGACCATGGAAAACTATGTAGCCCAATTCAGCGAGATTAAG GAAAGAATTGCCAAGCGGGGCCGGAAACTCGTGGACTATGACAGTGCCCGACACCACCTGGAGGCGGTACAGAGTGCCAAGAAGAAAGATGAGGCCAAGACTGCCAAG GCAGAGGAAGAGTTCAACAAAGCCCAGGTTGTATTTGAAGATCTGAACCAGGAACTACTAGAGGAGCTGCCTGTTCTTTATAATAG TCGTATTGGCTGTTATGTGACCATCTTCCAAAACATTTCCAACTTGAGAGACGTCTTCTACAGGGAAATGAGCAAG CTGAACCACAACCTGTACGAGGTGATGAGCAAACTGGAGAAGCAACATTCCGACAAAGTCTTTGTGGTGAAGGGACTCTCAAG CAGCAACAGACGCTCTCTAGTCATCTCTCCCCCAGTTCGAACATCTACAGTCTCCAGCCCTCTTACCTCACCTACCAGTCCCTCTGCGCTTTCCTTGAAGAGTGAGAAGGACTCCACCTCAGCAAGTGAGGAAGAGCTGGCATCTGATCCAGCCCAGGGAGAAGATAACTCCGAGATTAAAAAAGAGCCCTTAAAAGACAACGAAATAGAGGAGGAGGCAGAAGCAAGCTCCTCTGAGGAGGAAGAGCCTCTGCCAGCCTTCAACggcccctcccaggcccagccctcaCCCACCGTTGAGGGTGGAGAGTCCCAGGAGGAAGTTCTCCCTTGCTCCCCAGCTCCATCACCAGGCAGAGCTCTGATCCCTTCAGAGCAGGCTTCATCTCTCCCAGAAGTAGTCCTCCGAACCCACACCTCAAGTGAAGGATCTGAACAGCCAAAGAGAGCCTCTATGCAGAGGGCCTCAGCACCTGATAGGCCTCCTCCACCCAGAGCCACTCCTAGCCCGAGGTCCTCCTTAGGGAACATGCCCTCCAGCCCTACAGCCTCTGAACAGAGTTCACCCACCAGCCCTAGGGCCTCCTTGGGGGCTGAGACTCCAAGTCCTAGGGCCTCCTTAGAGGCCTCTCCTGATCCACAGCCACCAGAGAAGCCAGCAAGAACTCCTGAGGtcggagaaaaggaaaacaccgATAATCTGAACCCAGAAGAACTTTGTACTGCCCCAACCTTGATGATCTCTCAG AACCAAGGTCTTCAGCTTCATGTCTCTGCGGTTCCAGAAGAGAGCAGCGTCATAGCACCCGAGCCTCAAGAAGAG GTGTCTACCATTCAAAATGCACAACTCTGA